The DNA region AGGCGCGCGACGAGCCGCGGAATCACTTTTCCCGCAACGAATCCGAGGAGAGAGAAGGGGATCAGCGCCGCACCCGCGGCGACGCCGGGAAGCGCGAAGCCGTAGTGGGCGCCGGCGGGAGTCTGCACGTAACGGGTGAACAAGCTGAACAGCAAGTACAAACCCGCGCCGGCGACGAGAATCGCCAGGTTCGCGCGAAGAATGGCACTTCGGCCGAGCAACCGGAGATTCACCAGCGGCGCCGTCGTACGCAGTTCGATGAACGCCCACCCGACCAGGACCGCGACGGAGCCGGTGAGAACTCCGACGCCCAGCCACGCGGTCGTCCATATCGAGGGCTCGGCGATGACCAGGAGGACACCGAGCGTGCCGAGAGCGAGAAGCAGCGTGCCGGGAACGTCGATCCGAGGAAGCTCGCCGGGCGCTTCGGCCGGCAGGAAACGCCAGGCGACGACCAGCGCGACAGCGGACAGGAGGAAGCCGAATCCGTACGCGACCCGCAGTCCCGCGAGCTGGTCGAGAAGGCTGACCACCGGATAGCCGACGCCGATGCCGACCGTCGACGCGACCGAAAGGGCGGCGATCGTCGATGTCGCGCGCTCGGGCGGCAGATGTGCGCGGGCGACGCTCATCAACAGCGCCCCGGCCGCGACCCCGAGCCCTTGCAGGCCGCGTCCGATCAACAGCGCCGCGTACGGAAGCGGGAGCACCGTCAGCAACCCACCCGCCATGACCAGGGCCAGGGTGATCAGGATCGTGGCGCGGCGGTACGGGCCGCTGCCGAGCCTGCCCAGCACCGGGCCCGCAATCGCGCCGCTGAACAGCGTCACCGTCAAGGTCCACTGCGCGGCGTCCAGCGAGACGTGCATACCCGTGGCGACCGGGGTGATCAGGGGCGCCCCGACGCTGCCGATCACCGCGCCCGCCAACGCCGTGCACACCAGCGCGGGGCTC from Amycolatopsis sp. EV170708-02-1 includes:
- a CDS encoding MFS transporter, translating into MSVPVRHDERLSPALVCTALAGAVIGSVGAPLITPVATGMHVSLDAAQWTLTVTLFSGAIAGPVLGRLGSGPYRRATILITLALVMAGGLLTVLPLPYAALLIGRGLQGLGVAAGALLMSVARAHLPPERATSTIAALSVASTVGIGVGYPVVSLLDQLAGLRVAYGFGFLLSAVALVVAWRFLPAEAPGELPRIDVPGTLLLALGTLGVLLVIAEPSIWTTAWLGVGVLTGSVAVLVGWAFIELRTTAPLVNLRLLGRSAILRANLAILVAGAGLYLLFSLFTRYVQTPAGAHYGFALPGVAAGAALIPFSLLGFVAGKVIPRLVARLTERWTYAFSVVIAVVSALLFAVGNRSFLLVLVAIALLGFAVGGVFAVMPKLVLAGVPQGETASVLSINQIARSIGMAAGSALAGLLLAAVTPEGALLPARDGYLTTALWALPPLVVSAAVIVTNRAPRPTRASCSRR